A genomic region of Leptolyngbya sp. FACHB-261 contains the following coding sequences:
- the rpsU gene encoding 30S ribosomal protein S21, translated as MTQISVGENEGIESALRRFKRKVLNAGIFSDIKRQRQFETPLEKRKRKAIARRRKRRMR; from the coding sequence ATGACTCAAATCTCTGTAGGCGAAAATGAAGGAATTGAGTCGGCCCTGCGTCGATTTAAGCGAAAAGTCCTCAATGCAGGCATTTTTTCAGACATAAAGCGTCAGCGTCAATTTGAGACTCCTCTTGAAAAGCGCAAACGCAAAGCTATTGCCAGAAGACGTAAGCGGCGGATGCGCTAA
- a CDS encoding DUF2555 domain-containing protein, whose amino-acid sequence MTQNPEQAKPDLSKITEVEVSELAQRLERDDYKNAFECLNDWHLLRSLAFQRPELVESYMYLLDLEAFDEC is encoded by the coding sequence ATGACACAGAATCCTGAGCAGGCCAAACCCGATCTCTCCAAAATCACAGAGGTGGAGGTGAGTGAACTCGCTCAACGCCTGGAGCGCGACGACTACAAAAACGCATTTGAATGTCTCAACGACTGGCACTTGCTCAGGAGTTTGGCATTCCAGCGCCCAGAGCTAGTTGAGTCCTACATGTACTTGTTAGATTTAGAAGCCTTTGACGAGTGCTAA
- a CDS encoding ATP-binding protein: MSQPDIANLLTDKLDTVLQTWLEAVRQDRQMASPLSLSETALKDNTPRVLRALATVLSASQASDVATLRQASTDHGITRATQSYSPAEVNREYQLLRRVIFDVLESDLAQRSSTELLRVIRLVDETLDGATAIAFQSYEEERDQLLLREQRARNEAEAANRLKDEFLATLSHELRTPLNAVLGWAQLLRSRNLEPHMTARALETIERNAKSQAKLIDDLLDVSRIINGNLALNVRPVALPPLIEAALEAERYAAMAKGIRVELIVDPSLGLVAGDPDRLQQVVWNLLSNAIKFTPEGGRVEVRVDRVDSRAQIQVSDTGKGISAEFLPYVFERFRQADNTTTRVYGGLGLGLAIVRHLVELHGGTVKAESPGEGWGSSFTVKLPLVNKRDANRPVSNLEYQSSALNRAGAFPPPPPPTLKGARVLIVDDNRDTREYLTAALQSYGAEVTVFSSAAEAFQAVQELQPNVIVSDIGMPDEDGYSLLRKVRALPVEQGGRIAAVALTAYARQEDQRQTLEAGFQRHLTKPIEVGVLASVIADLLELPA; encoded by the coding sequence ATGAGCCAGCCAGATATCGCTAATTTGCTGACTGACAAGCTAGACACCGTGTTGCAAACCTGGCTGGAGGCAGTGCGTCAGGACCGTCAGATGGCAAGCCCGCTCAGCCTTTCCGAGACGGCTTTAAAAGACAATACGCCTCGTGTCTTGAGGGCACTAGCAACTGTGCTCTCCGCTAGCCAAGCTAGCGATGTTGCTACGCTCAGGCAGGCCAGCACTGATCACGGCATCACCCGTGCTACCCAAAGCTACAGCCCGGCAGAAGTAAACCGGGAGTACCAACTTCTGCGTCGGGTCATCTTTGATGTTCTGGAGTCGGACTTGGCTCAGCGCAGCTCCACAGAACTGCTGCGAGTGATTCGTCTGGTGGATGAAACACTGGATGGTGCAACGGCGATCGCATTTCAAAGCTACGAAGAAGAACGCGATCAACTGTTGCTGCGCGAGCAACGGGCCCGCAATGAGGCTGAAGCCGCCAATCGTCTTAAGGACGAGTTCCTAGCTACCCTCTCTCACGAGCTGCGTACCCCGCTTAATGCTGTGCTGGGTTGGGCCCAACTCCTGCGCAGTCGTAATCTCGAGCCTCACATGACTGCTCGCGCCTTGGAGACGATTGAACGCAACGCTAAATCCCAAGCCAAGCTTATTGATGACTTGCTAGATGTCTCCCGCATCATTAACGGAAACTTAGCTCTCAATGTTCGCCCGGTGGCATTGCCTCCTTTGATCGAAGCAGCTCTAGAGGCAGAGCGTTATGCGGCGATGGCTAAGGGGATCCGGGTCGAGCTGATCGTTGACCCAAGCCTTGGTTTAGTCGCAGGCGATCCTGACCGCTTGCAGCAAGTGGTCTGGAACCTACTCTCGAATGCCATCAAGTTCACACCAGAGGGGGGACGGGTCGAGGTCCGGGTCGATCGAGTTGACTCCAGAGCCCAGATTCAAGTTAGTGATACTGGCAAGGGCATCAGTGCTGAGTTCCTGCCCTATGTTTTCGAGCGCTTCCGACAGGCAGACAACACCACTACTCGCGTCTACGGCGGTTTGGGGCTTGGTTTAGCAATCGTGCGTCACTTAGTAGAGTTGCATGGCGGGACGGTTAAGGCGGAGAGCCCAGGCGAAGGATGGGGCTCAAGCTTTACGGTGAAGCTCCCGCTGGTGAATAAACGCGATGCTAATCGGCCGGTCAGCAATCTGGAGTACCAATCTTCAGCACTGAATCGAGCAGGTGCTTTTCCCCCCCCTCCTCCGCCAACTTTGAAAGGTGCGCGAGTGCTGATTGTAGATGACAATAGAGATACGCGCGAGTATCTAACCGCAGCGCTTCAGTCTTACGGTGCTGAGGTTACGGTATTCAGCTCGGCCGCAGAGGCATTCCAAGCTGTTCAGGAATTGCAACCCAATGTCATTGTCAGCGATATTGGCATGCCCGATGAGGACGGTTACTCTCTGCTACGCAAAGTCAGAGCCCTCCCCGTTGAGCAAGGCGGCAGAATTGCAGCCGTGGCATTGACCGCCTATGCCAGGCAAGAAGACCAACGGCAGACTTTAGAAGCCGGTTTTCAGCGGCATCTTACCAAGCCAATAGAGGTCGGTGTGTTAGCTAGCGTAATTGCAGATTTGCTTGAATTACCCGCTTAA
- the purH gene encoding bifunctional phosphoribosylaminoimidazolecarboxamide formyltransferase/IMP cyclohydrolase — protein MPRLALLSTSDKTGLLELARALVEQYDFELISSGGTAKALIAAGLPVTKVSDYTGSPEILGGRVKTLHPKIHGGILARRDQPQDLADLQANNIRPIDLVVVNLYPFEQTVAAPGASLTDAIEQIDIGGPTLIRASAKNHAHVTILCDATQYESYLTELSTNAGQTSPEFRAACAYRAFSRTLAYDRAISAYLGEAFELQDSFALVGQVAQTLRYGENPHQSATWYQTEAAGWSTADLLQGKELSYNNLVDLEAARRLIAEFAQDTPTAAILKHTNPCGVAQGSSLVDAYRKAFAADATSAFGGIVALNRPIDASVAEALTETFLECIVAPGCEPEAQAILAKKSKVRVLILPELQQGPAQTVKVIAGGFLLQASDEQSTDLQAGVANWRVVTQQAPTSAQLSDLEFAWKVCKHVKSNAIVVARDGVTLGVGAGQMNRVGSAKIALEQAGERAQGAVLASDGFFPFDDTVRNATAAGISAFVQPGGSLRDGDSIKAADELGVTMLLTDVRHFLH, from the coding sequence ATGCCTCGCCTCGCCCTTCTGAGCACCTCTGACAAAACTGGCCTCCTAGAGCTTGCTCGTGCCCTAGTGGAGCAGTATGACTTTGAGCTGATCAGTAGCGGTGGTACGGCCAAGGCTTTAATCGCTGCTGGATTGCCGGTCACCAAGGTCTCTGACTACACAGGCTCACCTGAAATTCTAGGCGGACGAGTCAAAACGCTGCACCCCAAGATTCACGGCGGCATTTTGGCCCGACGCGACCAGCCCCAGGACTTGGCCGATTTGCAAGCCAATAACATTCGCCCCATCGATCTAGTGGTGGTGAACTTGTACCCCTTCGAGCAAACGGTTGCTGCTCCTGGCGCGAGCTTGACGGATGCGATTGAGCAAATTGACATTGGTGGCCCCACGCTAATTCGGGCCTCGGCGAAGAATCACGCCCATGTCACAATCCTCTGCGATGCCACTCAGTACGAGAGCTATTTAACGGAACTGAGTACCAATGCGGGGCAAACTTCGCCAGAGTTTCGAGCCGCCTGTGCTTATCGCGCGTTTAGTCGCACCCTAGCCTATGACCGGGCAATTTCCGCTTATTTAGGCGAGGCCTTTGAGCTACAAGATAGCTTTGCCCTAGTGGGACAGGTTGCCCAGACGCTCCGTTATGGCGAGAACCCTCACCAGAGCGCCACCTGGTATCAAACCGAAGCAGCTGGTTGGTCAACTGCGGACCTACTACAAGGCAAAGAGCTGAGCTACAACAACCTGGTGGATCTGGAAGCTGCCCGTCGCCTGATTGCTGAATTTGCCCAAGACACACCGACTGCAGCCATTCTCAAGCACACCAATCCCTGTGGCGTTGCACAAGGTAGCAGTCTGGTGGATGCCTATCGCAAAGCCTTCGCTGCCGATGCTACCTCAGCCTTTGGCGGCATTGTGGCCCTCAATCGTCCCATTGATGCTTCAGTAGCCGAAGCTCTAACTGAAACCTTTCTGGAATGCATCGTTGCACCGGGTTGTGAGCCAGAGGCCCAAGCAATTTTGGCCAAGAAGTCGAAAGTGCGGGTGCTGATTTTGCCAGAGTTACAGCAAGGTCCAGCCCAAACCGTAAAGGTAATTGCGGGAGGCTTTCTGTTGCAAGCCTCCGATGAGCAGAGCACTGACTTGCAAGCGGGTGTTGCGAACTGGCGCGTAGTCACTCAGCAGGCTCCCACCTCAGCCCAACTGAGCGACTTAGAGTTTGCCTGGAAAGTTTGCAAACATGTCAAATCCAATGCCATTGTTGTGGCGCGAGATGGCGTGACTTTAGGCGTGGGTGCAGGCCAAATGAACCGAGTTGGCTCAGCCAAAATTGCCTTGGAGCAGGCCGGAGAGCGAGCCCAGGGGGCGGTGCTAGCCAGCGATGGCTTTTTTCCCTTTGACGACACAGTGCGCAACGCAACCGCCGCAGGCATCAGTGCTTTCGTACAACCTGGGGGCAGCCTACGGGATGGCGATTCGATCAAGGCAGCTGATGAGCTGGGCGTGACTATGCTGCTAACCGATGTGCGGCACTTCCTTCACTAA
- a CDS encoding RNA-binding protein, with amino-acid sequence MSLYVGNLSYDVTEADLTEVFTEYGKVKRVQLPTDRETGRLRGFGFVEMEDEANEEAAISALDGAEWMGRSLKVNKAKPRESRGGGGGGGYGGNFSGGRRY; translated from the coding sequence ATGAGTCTCTACGTTGGTAACCTTTCCTACGATGTTACGGAAGCAGATTTGACTGAAGTTTTTACTGAGTACGGGAAAGTCAAGCGAGTTCAGCTTCCGACTGACCGGGAGACCGGTCGCCTACGGGGCTTTGGTTTTGTAGAAATGGAAGACGAGGCTAATGAGGAGGCTGCCATTTCTGCTCTAGACGGAGCAGAGTGGATGGGGCGTAGCCTGAAAGTTAACAAAGCGAAGCCTCGCGAGTCTCGGGGTGGCGGCGGTGGCGGTGGCTACGGCGGAAACTTCTCCGGTGGTCGCCGTTACTAG
- the coaBC gene encoding bifunctional phosphopantothenoylcysteine decarboxylase/phosphopantothenate--cysteine ligase CoaBC: MLSLPQQVMPKRVMPKRVLVALCGGIAAYKVCEVVSTLAKAGFEVRALLTKAAQQFVTPLTLATLSRHPAYTDQEFWSERQGRPLHIELGEWANLIVIAPLSANTLAKLSWGAADNLLTNTVLASSAPLLLAPAMNTTMWEQPQVQRNWALLQGDARIHSVGPGSGRLACDAVGAGRMAEPAAILAAVESLLWTGGRRDLAGRRVLISAGSTREHLDPVRFIGNPASGRMGFALAQAARARGAQVSIVHGPANPDLIEVAEQAGIECCAITSAIQMQAALKTRFIDADLTLMAAAVADVRPAHCATTKLPKQELPDSLGLEPVADIVADLGAHKRPDQLLVGFAAQTGEILEPARDKLQRKGLDAIVANAVDQPERGFGTSTNEAIFLNRQGQQQTTGLVSKLELAHQLFDFLLRS; the protein is encoded by the coding sequence GTGCTGTCTTTGCCTCAGCAAGTGATGCCCAAGCGAGTGATGCCTAAGCGAGTTTTAGTAGCCCTGTGTGGAGGCATCGCCGCCTATAAGGTCTGCGAAGTGGTGTCCACACTTGCTAAGGCTGGCTTTGAGGTGCGCGCCCTCCTGACCAAAGCCGCCCAGCAATTTGTAACCCCTCTGACTTTGGCAACGCTGTCGCGCCATCCGGCTTACACGGACCAGGAGTTTTGGAGTGAGCGGCAGGGGCGTCCTTTGCACATTGAGTTGGGTGAGTGGGCCAATCTGATTGTGATTGCGCCCCTGAGTGCCAATACGCTAGCCAAACTTAGCTGGGGAGCTGCCGACAACCTGCTCACCAACACAGTTCTAGCCTCGTCAGCTCCCTTACTGCTGGCGCCAGCGATGAACACAACCATGTGGGAGCAGCCCCAGGTCCAGCGCAACTGGGCGTTGCTTCAGGGTGACGCCAGGATCCATAGCGTTGGTCCTGGCTCTGGGCGTCTTGCCTGTGACGCCGTCGGGGCTGGCCGGATGGCTGAGCCCGCCGCGATTCTGGCGGCAGTGGAGTCGCTGCTGTGGACCGGTGGACGACGCGATCTGGCGGGCCGTCGCGTGTTGATCAGTGCTGGTAGTACCCGTGAGCATCTGGATCCGGTCCGCTTCATTGGTAATCCTGCCTCAGGCCGCATGGGCTTTGCGCTGGCTCAGGCGGCCCGAGCCCGAGGGGCTCAAGTCAGTATTGTGCATGGACCTGCCAACCCAGACTTAATAGAAGTGGCCGAGCAAGCTGGGATCGAGTGCTGTGCGATTACCAGTGCAATTCAGATGCAGGCAGCCCTAAAGACTCGCTTTATCGATGCCGATCTCACGCTAATGGCAGCGGCGGTTGCCGACGTGCGCCCTGCCCACTGCGCCACCACAAAATTGCCCAAGCAAGAGTTACCCGACAGCCTTGGTCTAGAGCCTGTGGCAGACATCGTGGCTGACTTAGGCGCACACAAACGCCCAGACCAACTGCTGGTGGGCTTTGCGGCTCAGACAGGCGAAATCCTAGAGCCCGCCCGCGATAAGTTGCAGCGCAAAGGCCTAGATGCAATTGTCGCCAATGCTGTTGATCAGCCCGAGCGCGGTTTTGGCACCAGTACCAACGAAGCCATATTCCTAAACCGTCAGGGGCAACAGCAAACTACAGGGCTAGTCAGCAAGCTTGAACTGGCTCATCAGCTGTTCGATTTCCTGTTAAGGTCATGA